Within the Metasolibacillus fluoroglycofenilyticus genome, the region ATTGCAAACGCTATTCGAGATGCAGATAACCCATTTTGGACGAAGACGGATGTAGTAGATGGTTCTGGAATGAATATGTATGTGTCTGCACAGGAGCTTGCTTTATGGGGTTACATTCATTTAACAGAAGGGAAATGGGGAGGAAAACAGATTATTCCTAGAGAAATCATTCAAATGGCTACATCCATTCAAACTCCCAACCCAACACTTCCTATTCAAAAGAATGGATTTTTATGGTTTGTAAAAGACACAAACCTTAGTTTTAACCAAATAGGCGACACAGTTCCACAAGGATCCTATCAATTACTTGGCTACACCAATGTAGCTTTGCTCGTCATTCCAGAGGAAAACGTAGTAGCAGTAAGAATGCTCAACCGTTACGGCTCACCTAAAGGATACGATTATTTAAGCGACATTCGGTCTTTTGGAGATACTGTTTATAAATGTTCTATAAAATTAACAATGCAATAGCATTATAATTAAAAGGTGTTGCAGAGATACTCAAATGCATATGAAATTCCACAAAGAGGAACGATTGCTAAGCAACACCATTACGAAATAATTCAACTTTTTTTGTAAAAACAAAACTAAGATTTACTGAGAAAGAATCCATTTTGATTAATCTTTTTTTCAAGCTGTATTCTTTCTGTTTATTGTTAAATACTAGATTGTAGGATTTTTTTAATCAAACTTTAGCATAAGTAATTATCGAAATATTCGGATTTCATAATGGTTAAGTCCAAGCTTCTTTTAAAAGCCGAATACCTAACTGAATTTCTTCACACGAGAGATTGCTAAATCCAAGCTTTATAGCTGGTTCAACTATATGATTTTGTACTGAATAAATGGAAGTAGGATACACTTTCACCCCTAGTAAAGATGCGCGGTTAATTAAACATTCTTCAGTAAGGTTTAAGTGTATTTTCACTAATACAAACAAACCAGATTGCTCTCCTATAATTGAAATCGTATCTTTGAAATGTTTTCTTAATTCCGTAGTAATGCATTGCATTTTTCGCTTATAAACGAGGCGCATTCGCTTAATATGTCGATTCCATTCACCTTCCTGCATAAAATTAGCCATCGCAAGTTGGTGTAGAAGGGAGGCAGTGCATTCGAAAGCTGACCACTGTTTTTTATAGTTCGATAGCAGCATTTCTGGAAGTACCATATAACTAATACGTATTCCAGGAAGAAATGATTTAGAAAAATTACCTAAATAAATAACTCTTGTTGAATCAATAGAGGCAAGAGCCGGAAATGGTTGCTGCGTATAGCGAAATTCACTATCATAATCATCCTCTATTACATAACCTTCTTTACTATTAGCCCACTGGATGAGCTCTAACCTTTCCTTTATCGACATACTAACACCAAGAGGGCTTTGATGGGAGGGAGTAACATAAATGAGGCGAGACAACAGTTCATTTAATTTTGAGAAATCGACACCTGATTTAAAGACGGGGATTGTTTCAATGGACAAATTATGGAATTTAAAAGCTTCTCTTGCACCATCATAGCCTGGGTCTTCGACAATAATACTAGAAAATTCCCTTTTTAAAATTTCGATGAGATTGATTAACATTTGTTGTGTTCCACTACCAATAATTATTGAATCAACACTTGTCCTTACACCACGAGATTGAAATAAATAGGTGGCAATTTGTTCACGTAAACAATGTTCACCAAAAGGGTTTCCATAATAATAGCTTTGCTGTGTATATAAAACTTGATTCGTCATTCTTCGCCAAATTTTCAAGGGGAAATGCTGTTGGTCTACTGTTCCCGCACGAAAATCAATCAGAATATGTTTACTTTCTTTTAATTCAAGCTCTTTATTATTGATGTTCATCAAATTATTTTGAAACAAAGATGAATCTACTTTATTTACAAAATACCCTTTGCGACCTTCGCTGCGAATATAGCCTTCAGCCATAAGCTGTTCATAGGCTGTAAGTGTAGTATTCCTACTTACTGAAAGTGAATTTGCGAGTTCACGAATAGAAGGTAGCTGGTCATTAATTGAAATGTCACCATTCTCAATATACAACTTGAACTGCTCATAAATTTGTTTATATTTAGGTGAAGTATTATTAAAGATAAATATAGTATTTTTCATTTATATAATAACCCCTGACATGCATATTTGTTTATAATTGTACCTTTTTTTATGTCAGCGAACAATGTATGATTTTTTTAATAGCTTAGATTAAATAGATAAAGGGGATAATAAAACATGTTTATACCAAAGTATTATAAGGTTACGGATTTTAAAGAAATTACAAATTTTATTAATGAAAATTCATTTGGAACTTTAGTTACAATAAAAAATGAAATACCAATAGCGACACATATTCCTTTATTGCTAAATCAGGAAGAGGAAGATTATTTTATTACTGGCCATATGGCTTATGGAAATCCCGCGTGGAGAACTTTTGAAGCATGCAAGGAAGTGCTTGTTATGTTCCAAGGGCCTCATGCGTATATTTCTTCCTCTTGGTATGGACATGAAAATGTTCCTACTTGGAATTACCAAGCGGTCCATGTATATGGAAAGGCGAGTATTTTAGACAAAGAAGAGCTAGTACAGGACTTAACATTATTGCTTGAAAAATACGAGGCTAATCGAGAAAATCCGATTTTATGGGATACACTTTCCCCTGAGTTATTAGCAGCTGAACTTAAGGGGATTGTTGGCTTTAAAATTAAAATAAGAGAAATTCAAGCTTCGTATAAAATGAGCCAGAATCGCAATGAAGTGGATTATCGAAATATTGTAGCGCAACTACAAAATGAGCCGAATGCTGATTCGCACCGTATGGCAGAAGCAATGAAGAAAAGAGAGGAATTTAGAGGCAATAAAAATGCTGCTCAGAAAGAGCAGTGAAAACTAATATGTCATATAGGGGCTGTCAGAAAAGGAATACCCTTTCTGACAGCCCCTACTCAATGTAAGTTTTTTGAATATAAAAAGTGAATTTGGGGAAAATAGAATAGGTAAAATTTTTTAACTTCTATCAGCACTATTTTTGTGCTAATAGCAAAGTGGCAGGTATAGGAAGTACGCTCACTGTTATAGGGTCTTTTGACGTAGGGGAGGCGTTGTTTATCGGGTTTTTAGCCAAATTTTTCGTTTCAAAACATGAGGAGGAGCAAGCAATGACAGCATTAAATATTGGTATTATTATTGGTTCAACACGTGAAGGACGTGTAAGCCCACAGGTAGCACAATGGGTAAAGGAAATTGCAAATCAAAGAAATGATGCAAACTATACAGTAATCGATATTGCTAATTACAAATTGCCTTTATTAGGTGAGCCTGGTCAGGATGCATCTGGAGCAAAGGGCTGGTCAGAAATTATTGCAAAACAAGATGGGTTTGTATTTATCGTTCAAGAGTACAATCATTCTATTACAGGCGCTTTGAAAAATGCGATTGATTATTTAAGAGTAGAATGGAATAACAAGGCAGCAGGAATTGTCTCCTATGGCTCTGTAGGTGGTGCTCGTGCTGCGGAGCATTTGCGCGGTATTATGGGAGAGCTGTTAGTAGCAGATGTGCGTGTTCATCCAGCTCTTTCATTATTTACAGATTTCGAAAACGGAACTGATTTCAAACCGAAAGATGTTCAGGCAGATTCAGTAAATCAGATGTTAGACCAATTAATTTCATGGTCAAAAGCATTATCTACAATTCGGTAGGTCTACTATGAGGGGAACGTTAGCGTAATACATTGTTGTTTTTTGAAATATAATCTTTTTATAGAGAAGCGCATACATTTTCTTCGACTAAAAACATTTTTTAAATCTTTCTTTTAATATTTCATAAAATAAAAAACGTTTCTTTTGATAGACTAGATTTTTTGCATTATTGCTGTATAATTAAAGCCAGCATAAATATCACCTTCGGGGTCGGGTGCAAATCCCAATCGGCGGTATAGCCCGCGAGCTTTATTAAGCAGGATTCGGTGAAATTCCGAAGCCGACAGTAACAGTCTGGATGAGAGAAGGTAGGCAAAAAAGCGACATTCGTGTGGCTTTATTTGAAAATGCCTTTTAACGACCCCACATTTCTAAGTGGGGTCTTTTTAATTGAATAAATTCCTTCGGGGTCGGGTGCAAGTCCCAATCGGCGGTATAGCCCGCGAGCTTTTTTTAAGCAGGATTCGGTGAAATTCCGGAGCCGACAGTAACAGTCTGGATGAGAGAAGGTAGGCAAAAAAAGCGACATTCGTGTGGCTTTATTTGAAGATGCCTTTTAACGACTCCACATTTCTAAGTGGGGTCTTTTTAATTGAATAAATTCCTTCGGGGTCGGGTGCAAGTCCCAATCGGCGGTATAGCCCGCGAGCTTTATTAAGCAGGATTCGGTGAAATTCCGGAGCCGACAGTAACAGTCTGGATGAGAGAAGGTAGGCAAAAAAAGCGACATTCGTGTGGCTTTATTTGAAGATGCCTCTTAACGACCCCGCATTTCTAAGTGGGGTCTTTTTAATTGAATAAATTCCTTCGGGGTCGGGTGCAAGTCCCAATCGGCGGTATAGCCCGCGAGCTTTATTAAGCAGGATTCGGTGAAATTCCGAAGCCGACAGTAACAGTCTGGATGAGAGAAGGTAGGCGAAAAAAATTAGCTATGGTGCTAGTTTATTTAGTGACGCCTTCTTCGTAAAAGCCCCCTATTTAAGGTGGCTTTTTATTTTTCAAAGGGAGGTGACTGAATGAGTGATGAACAAGTTATGCAATTCGCTTTGAGCTTGGCAAAATCAGGTAGTAATCAAACTTCTCCTAATCCACTTGTTGGGTGTGTTATTACAAAAAATGAGGAGATTATAGGTTTTGGTGCTCATCTTAAATTCGGAGAGGCACACGCGGAAATTAATGCCTTAAAAATTGCAGGTGAGAGAGCGGAGGGTTCGAAGGTTTACGTTACACTTGAGCCATGTAGCCATGTTGGGCAAACAGGTCCATGTGTTGAGGCACTAATTAGAGCGCAGGTTGCACATGTTTTTATTGCGACGCTGGATCCGAACCCACTTGTAGCTGGACGGGGAGTTCGAAGGTTGGAGGAGGCGGGCATTACGGTAAGTATAGGATTATGTGAAGAAGAGGCAAAAGTATTAAATGAAGCATTTTTTTATTATATTTCACATCGTTTACCTTACGTTACATTAAAGCAAGCCATTTCGTTGGACGGTAAAATTACTGCTGAAATAGGGAAGCAAACTGCAATCACGGGTAGGCTTGTTCAAAAGGATGTGCATTATACAAGGTCAACACATGATGCTATTTTAGTAGGCTCAAATACGATTTGCATCGATGACCCAAGCTTAACGAATCGTTGTAGTACCTCAAACAAACAACCGATTCGAATTGTTATTGATCGTGATGGAAAAGTACCAAATTCAGCGAAAGTTTTTAATGATAAAACGGCTCTAACTTGGCTTTTTACAACAAAATCTCGTAAATTAGCAGGTGTTCGTACGTTTGTGATAGAGGATTGTTCCTTGCGAAATGTATTAAGAAAGCTAGCAGACGAAGGGATTATGACTTTATATGTTGAGGCTGGCTGTAAAATGGCGGATGCCTTTTTACAACAACAATTCGTACAAAAAATGATTATATACATTGCGCCTAAGCTATTAGGAACAAATGCGCTTTCAATGACAACAATTGCTTTGCAAGAAGCGTTTACTTTTACTAAAGTTGAAAAAATCGGTGAAGATATTAAATTAACAATGATGATGATGAAATGAGGTGTACAGTTGTTTACTGGAATTATTGAAGAGCTCGGTACGATTGAGAAAATGGCAAAAGGGCAGGAATCAATCGCTCTTACAATTGGCGCTAAAAAAGTTATAGCAGATTTGAAAGTTGGCGATAGCATTGCTGTAAATGGAGTATGTTTAACTGTAACAAGCTTTACAAATACGAAATTCACGACAGATGTTATGCCTGAGACGGTCCGTGCAACCTCACTATCGCAATTGCAAATAGGTTCCGTTGTTAACTTAGAGCGTGCTATGGCTGCTAATGGGCGTTTTGGAGGGCATTTCGTATCGGGTCATATTGATGAGGTAGGGTCTATTTTACGTAAACGTTCGTTCGCGAATGCAGTTTATTTTGATATAAAAACATCTCATGAATCAACTGCACTTTGTATACCACGTGGGTCAATCGCAATTGATGGTATTAGTTTAACAATATTTGATTTACAAAAAGAAATGGTTACGATTTCGATTATTCCACATACATTTAATGAGACAACACTTGGATTTAAACGTGAAGGTGACCTAGTTAATATAGAAACAGATTTATTAGGAAAATACATTGCCAAGCAGCTACAAACAAAATCAACAACGTTAACGGAGGATTTTTTACAACAAAATGGATTTTAAAGGCGGGATAATATTATGTTTAATACGATAGAAGAGGCAATTGCTGACTTAAAGCAGGGGAAAGTGATTATTGTTGTAGATGATGAGAATCGTGAGAATGAAGGCGATTTTGTTGCATTAGCTGAATATGCCACGCCCGATGTGGTTAATTTTATGGCAACGTATGGAAAAGGATTAATTTGTACACCGATTGATTTACAAATAGCGCAAACTCTTCAGCTTGAGCCAATGGTTACAAATAATACGGATAAGCATCAAACGGCATTTACTGTAAGTATTGATTATATTGATACTACAACAGGAATTAGTGCTTTTCAAAGAGCATTAACTATCGAAAAAATGCTTGATGATAAGACGGAGCCACAGCACTTCCGTCGTCCCGGGCATGTTTTTCCTTTAATCGCAAAAAAGAATGGGGTACTCGAAAGACCTGGACATACAGAGGCAGCGGTAGATTTAGCAATACTTAGTGAAAGTAAAAAGGCTGCGGTTATCTGTGAAATAATGAATGAGGATGGCACGATGGCTCGTCTACCCCAATTAAAAAAAATGGCCTTAGATTTTAATATGAAGCTTATTACGATAGAAAGCTTAATTCAATACCGTCTTAAAAAAGAGCTAATTATCTCACGTGAAGCAGCAATTCAACTGCCATCACATTATGGTGATTTTACAATGATTGGCTATGCTAATCCAATTGATTTTAAGGAGCATGTTGCTGTTGTTAAAGGGGATTTGTCCAATGTAGAAGCACCGCTAATACGTGTTCACTCTGAATGTTTAACAGGCGATATTTTTAATTCAAAACGCTGTGATTGCGGAGCTCAGTTACAACAGGCACTTGCTAAAATCGAGCAGGAAGGAGTAGGGGCCATCCTTTATATGCGGCAAGAGGGGCGAGGAATAGGGTTATTAAATAAATTAAAAGCATACGAATTACAAGAAAAAGGCTTTGACACAGTAGAAGCTAATGAAATGCTTGGCTTTGCTTGTGAACTACGCAATTACAGTTTATGTGCGCAAATGCTAATAGAATTGGGGGTAACACAAATTCGTTTATTAACGAATAATCCAGATAAAGTAGCGCAGCTGGAGCGATACGGTATAAAAGTAGTAGAACGTGTACCCCTTATTACGGGGTTAGTAGAAGAAAATGCTAATTATCTAAATACAAAAAAAGAGAAGATGGCACATTTATTATAAAAGGAGGAATTATTGATGGTAAAAACATTTGAAGCACAGCTTGTAGGTACAGGATTAAAGATAGGTATTGTTGTTGGACGCTTTAACGAATTTATTAATGATAAACTATTAGCCGGTGCAATTGACGGTTTAAAACGCCATGGCGTAGAGGAAGATGCTATTGATGTGGCTTGGGTACCGGGAGCGTTTGAAGTACCCTTTATAGCAAAAAAGATGGCAGAATCTCAAAAATATGATGCTGTCATCGGACTTGGTACAGTTATTCGTGGAGCTACAACGCACTATGATTACGTTTGCAACGAGTCCGCAAAAGGAATTGCTAGTGTAGGTCTGCAAACGGGTGTTCCAACTATTTTTGGAATTGTTACAACCGAAACAATCGAACAAGCAATTGAGAGAGCTGGAACGAAAGCTGGTAATAAAGGCTATGATGCTGCAGTTGCTGCAATTGAGATGGCTAATTTATCAAAAATGTTTTAAGCTGGGATAACTTCAATATGTAAGCGTTGTGTCTCTAATTCTCTGAATTACCAAGCGGTAAGGCTGTCTAAAAAGTAAGTTAGGACACTACTTTTTAGACAGCCTAATAAATTTCATTTTAATCTGTTTTTAAGAGCGAGTAAATATTGATGTCTATAAAGCTTGCTTTAGATTTTTCGTATTGTCTAAGCGTTCCTTCAAATGTGAAATTAAGTTTTTGTAGTACTTTGATTGAATTGGCATTGCTAGGCTCTACCTTTGCTTCGATTCTGTTCAACCCTAAGTTTTCAAAAGCATAATGAACCAATGCTTTAATACCTTCAGGAGCATAACCCATGCCCCAATAGGCTTTAGCAATATCATAACCGATTTCTGCTTTCGAGTTTTCGAAGTCTATTGAATTAAATCCGCAAGTACCAATTATTTCATGGGATTTAATTTCAATCATACTGAAGCGAATTGCTTTATTAGCCTGAGCTAAATTTTCTAGGAGCTCAATCATTTCTTTTGCTTGTGTTTCGTCTGTGAAATTAGAAATGTTCATAAATTTAGTTACATCCGGGTCAGACCAAATTTTAAATAAGCTGTGTGAGTCTGAAACTTGCATTCTTCTTAAATGCAGTCTTTTGGTGTTTAATTCTTTTATCAATACTTTTACCTCCAATATTTTTTATAGGTTGAATAAAAAATATTGTCATCCGCGCATAGTTCAGTCCCTTCAAATTGGAATAACTGTATTATAGCAAAAAATAAATTTTTTTTTAGCCTTTAATTAAAATTGCTTTTGCTGCATTCTTTTTAAGCTGGCAAACAATGAATGATTATCAAAATTTGTACATTTATGCGTATTGTCCTACTAAAATTTTATTATTATCATTTACGTGGTTCATATTTAGGTCTTTTTGCTTTTCATCTTTAAGCAAATTAGACTTATCATTAAAAGTAGCCATAAATAATAGTAACTAGAGGGGCTACGTCACCGCACTAAAAAGAGATGGGAGAGTGGAGCGAAATATGGAAACAAATTCATTACATCAACTTATTGAGCGCATGAAGCCACTGCATGTTATGTTAGAGCAAAATACATATATAACTGATACAACGAAGCGCCTAAAGCTAATTATTGAGGACGCTCGCGAGAAAGAAGCATTGCTTTTTTTAGGAAAAGAGCGTGTTGGAAAGACGACACTTATTAATGCTTTATTAGGGAGAGAATTACTGTCTGTAAGTACGAAAAATCCAACTAGTGTTAATACATTGATTAAGTACGGTGAGCGTGAATGTGTCAAGGCATATTTTTATGATGGCATGATTGCGACATTCGATATTGATAAAATCCAGCTACTAACAACAGGTGACACTTTTAGTGCTCAAATTATTCGAGAGCATTTAGATTATATTGAAGTTTATATTCAGCATGAGTTATTGCAGCATGCAACAATTGTGGATACGGTTGCGTTGCAAGTAGGCGCGGATAATACTGCTTATTTTTCCAACGTCATGTTGGAGCGGGTGCAAGAAGTATTTTGGGTATTGCGCAATGGCTCTGCTGCAACCTTAGATGAATATAATTTATTAGTTAAAATGAATGAACAAAATATAAAGCCATACTTTATTGTTAATGCTGTCGATGAGCGTGCGGCGACCACTAGCAATTTTATGAAAGAGGAGCTAGCGCGATACGGAGAGCTGTGTAAGGAAATGCTTAGTGTTTCTGCTTTGCAGGCAATTGAGGCGAAAAAAACGAATAATACACAGCTTCTTATTGATTCAAATATTACACAGCTTGCTCAACTAGTGAAAGAGGTTGCTCACAATCCTGCAAAAAAAATGCAGCATACGGCAGAGCGCTTTAGTAGATGGTTAACTCGATTGTATAGTGAATTCGCAATGATTCCAGAGCGGGAGCCTTATTTATCTGCATTTGAAAGCATAAAGAAATACGTAGAGGAAGCGAATGTAGAGTTTTCATTGCAACAGCGAGATATGGCGATTTTAGCTGAATTTGAAGAGGAGTACAAGCAAGCTAGTCAAGTGTTAAAATCAGTCCAAACTTTATATCAGTTATTACA harbors:
- a CDS encoding FMN-binding negative transcriptional regulator; translation: MFIPKYYKVTDFKEITNFINENSFGTLVTIKNEIPIATHIPLLLNQEEEDYFITGHMAYGNPAWRTFEACKEVLVMFQGPHAYISSSWYGHENVPTWNYQAVHVYGKASILDKEELVQDLTLLLEKYEANRENPILWDTLSPELLAAELKGIVGFKIKIREIQASYKMSQNRNEVDYRNIVAQLQNEPNADSHRMAEAMKKREEFRGNKNAAQKEQ
- a CDS encoding bifunctional 3,4-dihydroxy-2-butanone-4-phosphate synthase/GTP cyclohydrolase II; protein product: MFNTIEEAIADLKQGKVIIVVDDENRENEGDFVALAEYATPDVVNFMATYGKGLICTPIDLQIAQTLQLEPMVTNNTDKHQTAFTVSIDYIDTTTGISAFQRALTIEKMLDDKTEPQHFRRPGHVFPLIAKKNGVLERPGHTEAAVDLAILSESKKAAVICEIMNEDGTMARLPQLKKMALDFNMKLITIESLIQYRLKKELIISREAAIQLPSHYGDFTMIGYANPIDFKEHVAVVKGDLSNVEAPLIRVHSECLTGDIFNSKRCDCGAQLQQALAKIEQEGVGAILYMRQEGRGIGLLNKLKAYELQEKGFDTVEANEMLGFACELRNYSLCAQMLIELGVTQIRLLTNNPDKVAQLERYGIKVVERVPLITGLVEENANYLNTKKEKMAHLL
- the ribH gene encoding 6,7-dimethyl-8-ribityllumazine synthase, translated to MVKTFEAQLVGTGLKIGIVVGRFNEFINDKLLAGAIDGLKRHGVEEDAIDVAWVPGAFEVPFIAKKMAESQKYDAVIGLGTVIRGATTHYDYVCNESAKGIASVGLQTGVPTIFGIVTTETIEQAIERAGTKAGNKGYDAAVAAIEMANLSKMF
- the ribD gene encoding bifunctional diaminohydroxyphosphoribosylaminopyrimidine deaminase/5-amino-6-(5-phosphoribosylamino)uracil reductase RibD; amino-acid sequence: MSDEQVMQFALSLAKSGSNQTSPNPLVGCVITKNEEIIGFGAHLKFGEAHAEINALKIAGERAEGSKVYVTLEPCSHVGQTGPCVEALIRAQVAHVFIATLDPNPLVAGRGVRRLEEAGITVSIGLCEEEAKVLNEAFFYYISHRLPYVTLKQAISLDGKITAEIGKQTAITGRLVQKDVHYTRSTHDAILVGSNTICIDDPSLTNRCSTSNKQPIRIVIDRDGKVPNSAKVFNDKTALTWLFTTKSRKLAGVRTFVIEDCSLRNVLRKLADEGIMTLYVEAGCKMADAFLQQQFVQKMIIYIAPKLLGTNALSMTTIALQEAFTFTKVEKIGEDIKLTMMMMK
- the ribE gene encoding riboflavin synthase → MFTGIIEELGTIEKMAKGQESIALTIGAKKVIADLKVGDSIAVNGVCLTVTSFTNTKFTTDVMPETVRATSLSQLQIGSVVNLERAMAANGRFGGHFVSGHIDEVGSILRKRSFANAVYFDIKTSHESTALCIPRGSIAIDGISLTIFDLQKEMVTISIIPHTFNETTLGFKREGDLVNIETDLLGKYIAKQLQTKSTTLTEDFLQQNGF
- a CDS encoding dynamin family protein codes for the protein MERNMETNSLHQLIERMKPLHVMLEQNTYITDTTKRLKLIIEDAREKEALLFLGKERVGKTTLINALLGRELLSVSTKNPTSVNTLIKYGERECVKAYFYDGMIATFDIDKIQLLTTGDTFSAQIIREHLDYIEVYIQHELLQHATIVDTVALQVGADNTAYFSNVMLERVQEVFWVLRNGSAATLDEYNLLVKMNEQNIKPYFIVNAVDERAATTSNFMKEELARYGELCKEMLSVSALQAIEAKKTNNTQLLIDSNITQLAQLVKEVAHNPAKKMQHTAERFSRWLTRLYSEFAMIPEREPYLSAFESIKKYVEEANVEFSLQQRDMAILAEFEEEYKQASQVLKSVQTLYQLLQVLATELYLRDDRIEQFEGQAIAYQEAVRDYRKCHAEYAQLLAQVDKQFEKTYSVPLVEGLHNANSLTDYFTEQIGRLDELQQQCATLFEIIKEKEKDIFRQLYTVQNHITALAGGRLQAILQQVNDLSRQQLRERTFMQSYSDKLNEFTCIVEAQNFVRDAIRPFLQSEDILLSAEQLESTLATIDAIAALSLPHQQLNEQMPTLLNEHTIIKCDFDSKYKLQPLHLTEADVVSAELPELPEKLL
- a CDS encoding NADPH-dependent FMN reductase, whose amino-acid sequence is MTALNIGIIIGSTREGRVSPQVAQWVKEIANQRNDANYTVIDIANYKLPLLGEPGQDASGAKGWSEIIAKQDGFVFIVQEYNHSITGALKNAIDYLRVEWNNKAAGIVSYGSVGGARAAEHLRGIMGELLVADVRVHPALSLFTDFENGTDFKPKDVQADSVNQMLDQLISWSKALSTIR
- a CDS encoding GNAT family N-acetyltransferase → MIKELNTKRLHLRRMQVSDSHSLFKIWSDPDVTKFMNISNFTDETQAKEMIELLENLAQANKAIRFSMIEIKSHEIIGTCGFNSIDFENSKAEIGYDIAKAYWGMGYAPEGIKALVHYAFENLGLNRIEAKVEPSNANSIKVLQKLNFTFEGTLRQYEKSKASFIDINIYSLLKTD
- a CDS encoding PLP-dependent aminotransferase family protein; translation: MKNTIFIFNNTSPKYKQIYEQFKLYIENGDISINDQLPSIRELANSLSVSRNTTLTAYEQLMAEGYIRSEGRKGYFVNKVDSSLFQNNLMNINNKELELKESKHILIDFRAGTVDQQHFPLKIWRRMTNQVLYTQQSYYYGNPFGEHCLREQIATYLFQSRGVRTSVDSIIIGSGTQQMLINLIEILKREFSSIIVEDPGYDGAREAFKFHNLSIETIPVFKSGVDFSKLNELLSRLIYVTPSHQSPLGVSMSIKERLELIQWANSKEGYVIEDDYDSEFRYTQQPFPALASIDSTRVIYLGNFSKSFLPGIRISYMVLPEMLLSNYKKQWSAFECTASLLHQLAMANFMQEGEWNRHIKRMRLVYKRKMQCITTELRKHFKDTISIIGEQSGLFVLVKIHLNLTEECLINRASLLGVKVYPTSIYSVQNHIVEPAIKLGFSNLSCEEIQLGIRLLKEAWT